The sequence below is a genomic window from Humulus lupulus chromosome 3, drHumLupu1.1, whole genome shotgun sequence.
TGTTTATTTCAAATCTAGCAATTCATCATGACCCTCAAATATGGGGAGAAAATGTGCATCTTTTCAAACCAGATAGATTCTCAGAAGGAGTTGCTAAAGCTACTAATAACAACATTGCTGCATTCATACCCTTCGGATTAGGACATCGAAACTGTGTTGGATTGAACTTTGGCATTGCCGAAGCAAAGATTGCACTGACGATGATTTTACAACGCTACGCCTTAACATTATCCCCGGCCTATGTTCACTCGCCAGTTCAGGTTCTCACAAACCAACCACAATATGGAGTTCAAGTAATTCTACACCCGTTTTGAAGGCCAAGTTTGCATGTGGTTAGTATCTTATAGCAGTTGTGCATTGAAAATGACAGGATTTGTAAAGTGGTTGCTACTGAACGCTCAAAGTTGCTTTATAAACTACTTTTACTTTTCCTGCTTTGTTTGCTTCGTAATAATACGTTGGAGAATGGTGCAAAATTCATTATAAGTAAAtgtctatctttttaattttgtaattaaataaCTTAATCTTTTCTTTAATATCACAAATTATTAAATATGCCTTTgagcaaattactattttattctaaatattttaatattatagtatatgtatattaattttatttaattaatttttattttaaagttattttaatttttttttcattttttataagTTGTTGAACGATATACCataacacaaaatatatatagtgaattaaaaaataatatattattaaaacttacaaaatttttactaaaaataaatgtatatattatgctaacaaagttatatactaccattaaaatgtatatactataatacaaaattatatacaacCACTatgtaaaataaaatagaaactaaataaatataaaaataattatataccatatcacaaaaaatatatacactaattggaaaataatataccaacaatcTATAAAAAAcgtaaaaaaatcaatataactttaaaataaagactaattaaacaaaactaatatatatatactactatattaaaatatttagaataaaaataaggacattagcttcttgatgcTTTTATTTTGGATCATTTCTTATAATTTCCCTAATATCTTTGAGGACTTTTAATAGTATTTTGCCAGCTACTGAGAAATTTTAAGATACTATAGGCATCATTATTGACTAATTGTCATTGTTGCTTGCATAAATTTTTTCGTAAGTTTTTGTTTGCATTATTTTTATGAGCTAATAGACATCCTCCACTGCTACTTGTCAAAAGGAGAGTGACTCGATCAAATTTGGCTGGAATTGAGAATAAAATGTTGATAGGGTCCCATAATCTATTGATGATAAGGTCCAATTAAAGCTATCACCAACTACCATTAGGAAGGGCCAAAACATATCTGAGTCTCTTCACCATAGATATTAGATTTTTAAAAGAGCAAGAGAAGCTTGAAGCTACTGATAACTTtgtgaaaagaaagaaaatgatgAGTGGAGGGAGTGATCTAAAAGTCCTTGTTTTAGGCTTTATCTTCCTGTGCCTTTCCCTAGCTCTAATCAAGATCTTACACATGCCATGGTGGGCTCCAATGAGAGTAAAACATTTGATGGGTTTACAAGGAGTGGAAGGTCCTTCTTATAGATTCATCCATGGAAGCACCAAAGAGATTATGAGCATGCAAAAAGAAGCCATGGCCAAACCTTTGTAATTATCCAACAACATATATCCTAAACTTCTGTCTCTTGTTCACTGTTGGACCAACTTATTTGGTAACACATGCTCTCGTCACTTTGGAATCTGAATCTTAGTAAAGATTTTCTTATAAGTTATATTTTGGTCTTTCACTACAGGAAAGAATTATCTTCAGTGGATGGTAGTCAACGTCAATTAGCGGTTACTGAACCAGAGTTAATCAAAGAAATATTGAGTAATAGACAAAGACTATCCAAAAAACAAGCCTCAACTGTTTCATCAAGAGGTGATGTTCTTGCCTCTTCTCAAGATGAGAAGTGGGCAAAAATGCGGAAAATCGCTAATAATGCCTTCCAAACAGAGTTTGAAAGTGACTTTGTTGCCTAAACTGTTATCTTTCTATTTAAACTTCAAGCTATGGATCACGTAACAAGAAACTCACAACTAGTTAATACAAAAAATGGGATTCATATGCATGTATCCCAGCATTTTTCCTTGTGTCATCAGCCTGTTATTTCATTTAGCAATTGCAGGCTCTATATATTCAGCCAAAAAAAATGCAGCTCTATATTTAAGTAATTCATGATGCAGGTTGCTAAACAATCTAAGAAGTTCTGTCCTAGATAAGAAATCATTATGTTTAAGTAGATTGTTACAATTTTATTTTTGGCAGACATACAATTTTATTTCATGGAATGAATCAATCAACACAATCAATGGTTGATATACCATCATTCTATTTAGCGCATTAATTATACAACAAATAAAGACATACCTCCTAGGTTGGACGTGACTTCTCCATTCACCATTATTTGAAGCTGTGAATCTGTCCAAACACAATAAACACACAAGATCAAAGTGCAAATAGAGCCTATGGATAGTATCCCTTACCAAATACCACCTCACTACAGGGGTAGAATTAAGatgagaatttttcaaaaatatggttttttagctatcaatgtgcaaaaatatgggagttaaactttcttaaatttgtatgggaaaatttaattaagaaaaacttagtttatgggaaaactaatcccatattggaaatcaaaattaatcaaaacaaatGAGCAAAAGGAGGGGTACTATGGTAATTAACATAGCCAAAACTCCTTCAGCCAAGTCCATCTTCTCTTTCATTTTGCCCTAGCcgcctcaccatctccaccattGCCAAAACTCCTCCACTCGgctgcctcaccatctccaccatcatctccGGCCACCCACCCTCACTACCTACCAAAAACACCCCAGCCACACCTTCGTGAAACCCAGCCACTCCTCCACTCGgctgcctcaccatctccaccatcatctccGGCCACCAACCCTCACTACCTACAAAAAACACCCCAGCCGCACCTTCGTGAAACCCAGCCACTCCTCCACTCGGCTGCCTCACCATCTCCATCATCATCTCCGACCACCCCCTTACCACCTGCCAAGAACACCCCAGCCGCACCTCCGTGAAACCCAGCCACCTTCACCACCTTAGGCGCGCACCTCCATGAAACTCAGCCAAGAACACCCCAGCCGCACCATCGACGAACACAAACTTAATCCGCGCATCTCTGTGCGATTCCATTCGCGAGCCCCCAAATCCAAAACGACGGGGATAGGCTGAGGTGAGGGATGTTCTagtggtggtcggaggcgaggaAGAAGGGTGGTGCTTGGGCTGTGTGCGATTTGTGGTGCTCGAAGCTGTGCAAAACAACGAGGATGGTTGGGTTTGCGACGGGGTTTTGCGCGTAGGGGATGGGGGTTtctggtggtggtcggaggcgagggaGGAGGTTGGTTCGTGGTCAGATCTGGCTTTTTTTTCTTGTCTTGAGATCTGTGGTAACTTGTTACCTTCACGTTGTTTGTTTGTATATTTTAGGAGGTAACTGattaccttcacattctgatgggtgtgtatatttctgggttctatatggtaactggttacctaggttactaaatgatacttactcttcttcttttttttccttcaaatgtgatgctttttttttcatttctaatatgagtgactCGTCAACCTCTTATGATAACTGCTTACCCCTCTTATGACAATAAGTTACTAATCGcactgtaactggttacccctcctgatacatgttatttaacctctaagattattttttacataaatgtgaaaaaacacaaacaagtaactggttacccctctagataaatattatttaagctagctgtaggatttttttacataactttgaaaaattaattaagtaacTGGTGACCTTACCCAGGTTTTAAAAAAAACgtacaacctaaaaaaaaaaggataaaaaaaataataaccacaattcatattacaaaaaaaaaaaaaattgtaggatGTTACTATGTGCATCAAATGCAATTGAATCATCCTATTATGGTTATTAACTTCAATTAATGGTTGTGAATatgtaattatgtttgtgattatattagtACATATAAAATTTCAACAAGGACATCTTGAATTGCTCTCTAAAACTAAGCTAACAACTATTTGAAGACTCCTCAGTCCAAGAAGAGCACTGATATAGCTTTAGAGGGTGTTTGactccttaactaaaaaactgtcttttgtttttaaaagttaaaaaatattttttgaaaacaagttggagtgtttggcgttgttttcagaaaacaatttttcaaaaaaaagttacaaaaacacagaaaattttgagaataacaaaaagttgttttctatggttcttaattttgtttttgtttatttatttttttttctcacaacacttttttaattattattagtaTCTAATATCATTTATTGTCATAACATTTTCTTTCTTATTagttcactttctctctcattactttctcatacatcactttctctctcatcactttctatctccttattttctttctcatcactttctctctccttacattttctctcttcactttctctctcgtCATTTTCTATCTTCTCACTTTTtatcttttcattttctctttcatcattttctatctccttattttcttTTGCATAACTTATTATGTCATAATTTTCTCTTTCATAACTTATtatattctctttttctctctcatcacttaatatattATCATTCTCCCTATTATTTTTTATCTCTCGCCACGttatctctcatcactttctctgtACTCACTTCTTTCTCATCaacttctctctcattttttcttgcatcaatttaTCTCTTCTTAATTTTATTTCTTCATActttctcactccttatttttcatcattttttctttcaaattatttcaTCTCATTATTCATTACAAACTTAAAATGATTTTTCtcattgtaaatatatttgttaatttctctcttctcaattttatttcttcaaattttctcttactttctcactccttatttttcatcatttttattacaaacttttaaatgatttttctcattgtaaatatatttggtaattttttatttacgatttaaaaaaaataaaaataaaaaattatttttaaaaaacataaatcaaacactttttgttttttaaaaactacaaaattgttctttgttctcatttctgagaacacaacgttaaaaataaaaaacagaaaacaatccCAACGAGCCCCTCAATTTCTAATGAATCACAAGTCCTCTTATTTAGTTGATTACAATCAAACTAGAGGTTGATAATTATCTTTGATGGAAGTTTCAGTTTGAATACGCCATAAGTGGATTGATGAAACAAGTGTTATCTCTCCTAATACTGTTTTTGTCACTTATCAAAGACAAGATAAATTACTTGTTTCTTGTCTCATTTCTTCCATATCTTCTTACATTCCCCAGCTCATTGGATGCAAAACTTCTTATGAGATTTGGACTACCATTGTTGAGCAATTTACCTCCCAATCAACGGCGAAAGTACAAGAAACAGCTTGAAGGGTTCAAGAAAGGACCAATCATGAAGGATTATCTTACCAAGATCAAAACCTTGGTTGATCTTCTTTGAGAAGCAAGACATCCAATGAAAAAAAACGGATCACATCTTTGCCATACTTAATGGTCTTGAAGACAAATACGAGTCCATCATAGCAATCATAGCTTCTACAGAAATCCCACATAATCTCAGAGCCGTTGGGACTCTTCTCTTAGCGCATGAAGGGAGTATAAATCAAAAGATAGCAAGCCAAATGACGACTAATGTTATGTCTCAAAAGAAGTTttcaaataacaataataattttgCAGGAAGAGGAAATTTTTCTCACAACAATAACGACTATCGAGGAGGGTTTTAAAGTAACCAAGGCAGAGGTCATGGAGGAAGATGATGTGAACTACCTGCAAATCAGTATACCAATATAGCAGAGAAAGCACAAAGAATAACAGACACAGTAATAGAAATGGGAGATATATTATTGGCTTAAACCAAAAGAAACCAAAAGCCAAAAGTAGCCGAAAGCAAATACAGGAATCTGAGATCCTACCTCTCTCCATTGATGCAATGACTCAATTATCTGACTTCACGCATACCCCATACACCAACACTCCCACACTATATTTCATTTTCCCTAACCAACTCAGCAAATactaaaatgccctccctattacaCAATTCCTCACGGTCCAATATTACTCATGCCCTTGATTGCCTTTCCCACGCCTAGCATATGTGAACCTCACCTAGGGCCTAACGGAGATCCTATCTATCCCTTCTGATTTTGGTAGCCATTCGATGAAATCCATAGTCAAATCTTCCCAAACACGATCAAACAATGTGAGAGGCTGAAGTAAGCCTGCTGGAGACATAGCCAAATGTTTATGTCACTGACATACCTCATAATGATGCACAAACTCAGTCACCACTTTCTTTGCACCCACCCAATATACATCAGCCGCCATTCTTTGGTAAGTGCGACTCTCCCCCGAATGCCTCACAATAGAAGAACAGCGATAAGCCTTAAAAAAATAGGAATAAGGGAAGAAGTAACAGAAATAACCAAATGTCCTTTATATACTAATATATCATGCTCCAACAAAAAACCTGGAATTGCACGACCTTGGGTAGGGTCTGCCACTATCTTAGTCAAGAAGGGGTCCTCCGTGATTTCCTTTTGCAAGACTGCCCTATCCAGCTAAGAAATGGAAGACAAGAGAGAGCACTCTACCTAAGGCAACCGCGACAACGCATCTGCATCCATATTGCATTCCCCAGGCctatattgaatctcaaagtcaaAACCCAAGAGTTTCACCAACCATTTTTTATTATCAGATGTCACAAGTCGTTGCTCCACCAAAAACTTTAAACTCTTCTAGTTTGTACGAATGACAAACTTGCATCCAAGAGGTAAGGTCCCCACTTAAGCACAACGAGCTCAATGGCCATGAGATCTTTTTCGTAAATATATTTAAGCTAAGTACATGGCTTAAGAGTCTGACTAAAATAAGCAAGCAGGCCCCCCTCTTACATTAAAACGGCCCCAATTTTGAACCCTGAAGCATTAGTCTCCACCACAAAATGGTTTAGTAAAATCTGGAAGTGCCAACACCAGAACCGTTGTCATCTCCTATTTCAACTTAATATTTCTTAAGGTGGTCTTCAATGGTTGAGAAGGGAAACTCCACCTATTAACCCTATTAATCCCACTAATACTAATCACATACCCTAATTTTTGTTTCTCACTAAAATAACTCTTTCagactaaaatacccttttaaCAAATCAACTCTTTTCATTTTCTCTCCTTCACCTTCACCATTAGTCCCTTCTCTCTCAGCTCAGACCCACCATCACCATCTTCCAAGCTTCTTCCCACCGCAGCTCTCACCGCCAGAGACCGAAGCAGCGCCGCTCCCACCGCTTGAGACCGAAGCAGCACCGAAGTCCCAACCCCTATAACTCCCATCACTAGAACACGAGTCGCAGCCCCCTTCGCCAGAGCCAAAGGCCTGCAACCCCCTTCGCCTAAGCCTGTAACCTCCATTTCCTAAACCCGCAACGCCTATCGGCTGTGCCCGCAACTCGTGTCGCCTGAGCCTGTAGCCTCCATCTCCTAAACCGGCAACCCCATCGCTTGAGCTCGCAACCCATGTCGCCTAAGCCATCAAACCCTTTGCCTTCCATTGCAGCCACCAACTAGTTGAgtgtatatatgtattttttgtatgtaattaaagaaaagaaattggtattgtttttattattgtatttagtcagagcatgatttggtctggtttttgtttttgttgttgtatTTGATTAGAGAAAAGAAATTCATGATGCTTGAATGTTTATTCACAGAATATCTGGCTTGTGAGGAATGAGGTGGTGTATGGTCCCCAAGAAAACTTCATTTTATTGAAAGAAATTGCAGGACTTTCTTTAATTTCAAACTTTGTTCTAACTATTTGAGCCATGTTTTTAATTTGGTGTGAACAACGAGTGAATTTAGTGGAAATCATGTTTGAACTATGTGTGATTGTggtgtgaatttagtgtgaaccaCGCCTGAAGTGAagttggtgtgaaccatgtgtgatttcGATGTAAAAagtgtgtgaatttggtgtgaacaGTGTGTGAACGATGTGTGAACCATGTTCTGAATTTATGGTGAACAATGTGTAAATGAAGTATTAATTATGTGTGAATCATGTTCCGAATTTATGGAGAATAATGTGTAAATAATGTGTGAATAATGTATGAAGTatgtgtgaactatgtgtgaaccCAATAACCTAAATCACAGAAATCAATTGGACTCCATCTCAACATAAAAATCCTTTTTTCATTGATTTTTCAGCCAAGAATAGTTCAAAAATTCCATATAAACTATTACATAAGACAaacctgtaacgtcccaaaattacctaataaggctcaaggccttgattagggggtcgggatggaaatatataaaattacgtgtttaattgctatatcaattgttaatatgtgaaatatgtgataatatgattaaatgcgtatatttagggatattaaatatgcatgtgggtctgtttcttattagaagggtgatttggtaatttggcatgttgcgtgcataaatgtgtatttatgtgcatatatgttatatatgtgagagaccacattattatgtgggtttattcgaacttttcggcacgagacgatcctagggagcaagttagcggaaaagtcataacgagacccgatacccgactcagggcgagtcaaggggtattttgggtaatagatatttatttgggttattgggttaagAAAAgaaatatttggatatatatttAAAGTTAGAGAGTTTATGAGGGAATATTGgaaaattttaccattttgccctcggggacgtttttggtacccctggccttgggattaacttaagtcacttagGGGACAAAAGAAAAAAGTGAGAAACATGTAGAGCCGCCTAAGCCGACTCTCCCTCTCCAAATACTCTCTTCTTTTTTCTCTCAAGGACTTCCAAGCTTGAACCATTGAAACTAAGGGATTTTTTGGGCTAGGTTCACAAGAATTGGGGCTCTAATCTTGGGGAATTATTCAGTTGCAGCTTTGGGTTCAAACTAttattgaggtaagttttaaatttcatttttctagcatgtaaattatatatttgttGGCTGGTTTTTAAGTGTTTTGAGCTTTTGAAGTTCAAAGATTGAAATAAGGATTTAATGAGTTTTGGGACAAGTTTTCTATTGGGTTTTATTGCTTGGAGCATATTAGAGTTGTTGGGATGATTTAGTTGTattgttgggatgattttgggttaaattggataGGTTTTGATTGGTGAAAGTggagaaatttctgggttcgaggggtcaagtcgcgaccttgttcttgacaaGTGGCGACTTAGCTTTAACCAGGCACCTTGGGAGGTCTCTGcctggggggcgcgccgcgacttgaTAGACCAAGTCGCGGCCCATGCCTCTAGACAGAGAGGAGGATGAGGCTGGGTAGGGGGTGCGTCGCGACCCAAAGGGGGGCAAGTCACCGCCCGCCTGGGCAGTTTTTCCTTGGGGAGTTTGATTTAGTGGAACCCAAGGCCCTGgcggctaggacttggtctagaAGCCTTTGATTGCTcaatattaatagaatcctattttatggttgtgacttagggtatcgctaagggctcggaactgggatcgtgctcgagggtcattcttatttacgcttgcttggacctaaggtaagaaaactgcacccagaacgt
It includes:
- the LOC133822997 gene encoding cytochrome P450 CYP749A22-like, with protein sequence MMSGGSDLKVLVLGFIFLCLSLALIKILHMPWWAPMRVKHLMGLQGVEGPSYRFIHGSTKEIMSMQKEAMAKPLKELSSVDGSQRQLAVTEPELIKEILSNRQRLSKKQASTVSSRGDVLASSQDEKWAKMRKIANNAFQTEFESDFVA